A single window of Anopheles moucheti chromosome 2, idAnoMoucSN_F20_07, whole genome shotgun sequence DNA harbors:
- the LOC128299338 gene encoding uncharacterized protein LOC128299338 has product MEQCKICGRHKKQSERPFEFSLEPFEEDREISHFLYRLTQDIINTKNFSDDNINRICEKHLRNSHYPDRQRLNELVEDLRKKLRINHKNVTESYPAEPTHSDSGKSLALQNVRQMKDKNISTQSLINVPKLVLKDSSISTITTYDFPSAEDRTVNPLQVLIASTPHKNEMSPASSTTLQTIFLKSKTKELAEQLSIVQPVDSSVDALTRMVAASRKPGGACKKHPLGKCTHPNVPGADAQRSNKN; this is encoded by the exons ATGGAACAGTGCAAAATTTGTGGACGACATAAGAAACAGTCGGAGCGGCCATTTGAATTCAGTTTAGAACC ATTCGAAGAGGATCGAGAGATTTCTCATTTTCTGTACCGATTGACGCAGGATATTATAAACACGAAAAACTTTTCCGATGATAACATTAACCGTATTTGTGAGAAACATTTAAGGAACTCTCACTATCCAGACAGACAGCGGCTGAACGAACTGGTGGAGGATTTGAGGAAAAAATTACGCATTAATCACAAAAACGTAACCGAATCATATCCAGCAGAACCGACACATTCTGACAGTGGGAAATCATTGGCACTGCAAAATGTTCGACAAATGAAGGATAAAAACATTAGCACACAATCGTTAATTAATGTGCCCAAACTTGTACTTAAAG ATTCATCCATTAGCACAATCACTACGTATGATTTTCCATCTGCAGAGGACCGAACTGTTAATCCACTCCAGGTATTAATAGCATCTACCCCGCATAAGAATGAAATGTCTCCTGCTTCAAGTACGAcattgcaaacaattttcctgAAATCGAAAACCAAAGAACTAGCAGAACAACTTAGTATCGTTCAGCCAGTGGATAGTTCTGTCGATGCGCTTACCAGAATGGTTGCAGCAAGCAGAAAACCAGGAGGTGCATGTAAAAAGCATCCACTGGGCAAATGTACCCACCCGAATGTACCTGGAGCTGATGCGCAGAgaagtaataaaaattaa